The genomic stretch GCCACCGACGACGCGGGACGCGCGCTCATGGGCCGGTTGCTGGGCAATTCCGAGGCCGGCACCGAGGACTTCGACGCCCTCCGCGCGCTCATCCGGCGGACCGGCGCGCGGGACCTGGTCGAGCGGCGGATCACCGAGCAGACCGAGCTCGCCCGCCGCGCCATCGGCGAGGCCCCTCTGTCCGACGACGCCCGGGCCGCGCTGGACGCCCTCGCCGTCGCAGCCACCACCCGCACCGCCTGACGTGCGCACCGTTCCCGGACGCACGGACCGGATCGTCGTCGTCGGCGCCGGCCTGGCCGGCCTCGCCGCGGCGTTGCGGCTGCGCGGCGCCGGACGCGAGGTGACGGTGGTCGAGCGCGGCCCCGGCCCCGGTGGCCGCGCCGGCCGCGTCGAGCGGGCCGGCTACGCGCTGGACACCGGACCGTCGGTGTTCACCGCGCCGGAGCTGCTGGCCGACACGTTCGCGGCGGTCGGCGAGAAGCTCGACGAGCGACTCACGCTGCTGCCGCTGGAGACGACCTACCGGGCGCAGTTCGCCGACGGCTCGCACCTCGACGTGCACGCCGATCCCGACCGGTTCGCCCGC from Blastococcus sp. PRF04-17 encodes the following:
- a CDS encoding FAD-dependent oxidoreductase, which codes for MRTVPGRTDRIVVVGAGLAGLAAALRLRGAGREVTVVERGPGPGGRAGRVERAGYALDTGPSVFTAPELLADTFAAVGEKLDERLTLLPLETTYRAQFADGSHLDVHADPDRFARGVAELAGPAEADNLRRYLVDLAELYRLQLSTFIDRNLDSPWTCSVPSCSR